Within Gloeocapsa sp. PCC 73106, the genomic segment ATACCTATATCTCGGCGATCGCGGAATTCTTCTTCTAGTAATAACTCTTTGAGAATGGCTAGGGTTAAATCTTTGTAGCGGTATTGTTCCATATCAAAGTGGATACCTGCGCCCAATTCTTTAGCTCTTCTTAGGAGTTGACGTAGGCGATCGCACACCCTTGCTTTACTTCCTTGGGGATCGATGGGGTCAAATTGGGAGTAAAATGCAGTTAGTTTGACTGAAACTTGTATCTTGGGCAATTCCTGTCCATTTGCTTCGTCTATTTCTGGTACTTTTGCCCACTTTTTAGCCTGTTCGCTCAGAGTCTCGATTAGCTCTATGTATCTCTCTAAATAAGATTGTGCTTCTGTTTCAGCGATCACCGCTTCTCCCAACAAATCGATAGTAAAAGCCATTTTCTCTTTACGCAGACGTTCTACACTTTTAATGACCTCTTTAATATTCTCTCCTGCGATATACTTATAAGCTAGAGACTCTACCGATTTAGTAATAGTAGCTGCAGCTAATTGCGCAGGAGCTGAATTAGGTTCAGTAAAGTTAAGAATACCCTTGAGCGCACCAGGTAATTCTACCGACTCATCTCCTAGATATTGTTGCAAATGACGGGCTATTTCTTTTTTACTCTGTAATGCGGGTAAAGAGTCTATAAACCGAAAAAGTTGCACCCGTAAATGGGGATTACTCATCGCCCATCCCAAAAGCTTATCTTCCCAACCCATATTTAAAAATGAGCGCTTTTCCTTACTCATCTCCAGTAGCTGTCTAGCTATTGCTTGGGTTTGGCTTTCGTAGTTTTGTGTAGATTTTATCTCGGTAACCACTGTGATCAACTCCTTTGTTATGATGTCTAGAGAGAGAAGAGGGGGGTTTAGAAATTCTGATTAGTCGTCCAAATATACCATCCTACCACATATGAATTTTGCAACGGTGGACCGAGTAGCCTTAATCACTGGTGCTAACTCTGGCGTTGGTTTAATGACGGCTAAAGGTTTGGCGGCTTTGGGTTGGCGCGTAATTATCGCCTGTCGTTCCCCTATTAAAGCTAAACGCGCTATCGCTTATCTATCTACCACCAACATTGAATTTCTTCCCCTGGATTTAGCTTCTCTTGATTCTGTAGAGCGATTGGTAAAGCTTTTTACTAATAAGGGACTAAATTTAGATCTGTTAATTAATAATGCGGGAATTTTCTCCCAAAGGGGCATAACTCAAGACGGTTTTGAGTTGATTTGGGGAACTAATTATCTAGGTCATTTTTATCTGACTCATTTGTTGCTGGAAAAAGCACCCATTTCTCGCATTCTCATCATCGCTTCTGATTTGGCGTTACAAGCTCAATTTATCGATTGGTGGCGCTTACGACAGGAAACACCCCTAAATTTTCTACCCTTTTATAACTTCTCTAAATTGTGCTTATTACTGCTAGCGCAAAACTTAACTGAGAGAGGAGTAAACGTTAATAGCGTTCATCCGGGTTTTGTACAGTCTAATATCACTCCTGGACATCGCTTGAGTAAGTATTTAGGCTTAGGGATCTCTCCCGAAGTCAGCGCTCAGGGTATCGTTGAGTTAGCTACTGCTCCAATTAGTGGTAAATTTCTCAATTACCAAGGAAAAGCGATGCAACTTTCTGCTTTGGCTACTAATTCGGATTTAGCACAACGCTTATGGGAAAAGAGTCTAAATTGGTGCAAGATGTCCCAAAGTCAGTCTATCTATGGACCTTTTTCTCTCTCTATGTCTCCTGAAGTCGTCTCTCAAGCTACTGAGACTATTATTAAAGATGTCTTACCCGTTAAACCATCTTTGGGTAAATTAAGCGCATTTAAGGGTCAATTGGGTTCTTTTTTCCTGAGTTTGGTGGAACATTCTCGTAAACAATTCCACATGGAGAGACATCTGGATTCACCCGTAGTGCGATCGCTCTGCGAAGATCCCAAATTACTGGAAAAATTGAGAGAATATTTAGGACCGGATTTAGTCTTATGGCGTTCAGAATTATGGTTAAATGATGTATCTAAACGTCTGATTCCTTTATGGCATAATGACTGCTATCATAAGTTAATCGCTACTGAGGGTAAAACTATTCATGTTTATATCGCTTTAACAGAAGTTAATGCCCAAAATGGTTTTGAATATATACCTAGGGATAAAGTTATTGGAGATTTACAGATAAAAATGAGGGATCCTTTCAGTGGGAATCCTTTTTTTGAGTTACCCACCCAATTGGAGCAACAGGCTTTACCCGTAGTGTTACAACCCGGTGAATTTATCTTATTTACCGATGATTTAATACACAGATCTTTAGTTAATCAGAGCGATCGCTTTCGTCTATCTCTAACTCTGCGCTTCGGTCAAGGCGATCTGCAATTACTCTCTAACTATAGCTCTCAATCTGCCCAGTTGGTTCACTTGTGATTATAGAAAAGCTTGCTAAAAACCACCGAATAGAATCCGGTAGATAAAAGGGACTTCAGAAGGTAGACGGGTAAAATATCTCGGTACAGCCTTAGTCTGTCCGCCACCGCAGGAAATCAACCACTCTGGCATGAGGAACGATCCCGAAGTTGAAGCGATCGCCATGACATAATTCATGGAATACGAAAGACAACAAGGTTGGACACACGAAGATATCAGCCAAAAACACGATGGTAGTGGCTTCGATATCCGCAGTATCGGTAAAGCAGATCCACAAACGGAGATCGCTCCCGTCAGACGCATTGAAGTCAAAGGACGAGCTTCAAAGTCTTAGCAGCAGAAGTGAAAGAGATTAGACAAGTCACTCGGTATCTTATTCACGAAAGTGCATTGAGACAATTTTCATCGGTAGAATAGGAGATGCACTCTCCCTGTTGATGACCATGAACACTCAATTAGTTGACACATTAGCTCAGATTATTCAATCTCTTAGTCAAGAAGAAAAAACTTTACTATCTTCTAAAATTCAGCTAAAAGATCAGCAAACAGAATCATCCGAACTTGAGCGAAGCGCACTGCGAAGCAGCTCCTCAAGCTCCACACGTCCTTTTTATGAAACCGCTACGACTGAAGAACGAGCCAAAGCTTTTCTGGAGTGGGCAGAAAGTCATAGAGGAATGAATATGCCTCATCTTTCTGATGAAGATATTAGTCGAGAAAGTATTTACGGTGAAAGAGGATAAATGGCTTTTTTAGTTGATACTAATTTAGTGTTACGTAGCGTAGACCTCAATCATCCCATGTATCCTGATGCTACCAATGCCGTCAATATCTTATTGAGTCGAGGGGAACAAGTTTGTATTGTTCCTCAAAACCTAATTGAGTTTTGGAATGTTTACACACGGCCAGTTAATAGAAATGGATTAGGAAATACAGTAGCCGAAGCACAAAACGAAGTCATCAGACTCAAAAGTTTTTTTCAATTGCTTCCTGATACTCCTGAAATCTATCCACGATGGGAAAGTTTAGTGAGCAAGTATCAAGTGAAAGGCGTACAAGTTCATGATGCTAAATTAGTAGCGGCAATGCTAGTCCATCAACTTACGCACATTTTAACTTTTAATGTTGGTGATTTTAATCGATATCAAGAAATTATTAGTCTTCATCCAACACAAATTTAATTTTTTGCTTCAATTACAAAATACATAAATGAAATATTTTTATTGCGAACATATTCTAATTTGTTTGTCAACCATAAAACTATTGTTTATAATAAATTTTAACCTTAAAGATTTCCGTCAGAAATGCTGAATCTTGATACAAAACTTTACATAAATCGCTGTACTATCTCTATCTGGGTTCAAATCTACCACCTGAAACTCAGAAGAAGCTGAGATGAAGTTCGGTGTAGAGATTAAGATAAATTAATTGTCTTTGACGTAACACTATGATGAATAATTCTGATTCTTTGACCGAAAAACTGAGATTGGCGGTTAAGGATTTAACAAGAGTAAATCCTTGGGTAGGACTGTTGCGGTTGATGATCCTGGTCAGCTTATTTCTACTCTTTGTAATCTTAACTTGGCTAACGGATAATATCTGGGTATTTGGAATTAATAGTGCGATCGCTGGTTTTCTTTACGCTTTTTGCTTAATTTGTACCCATGATAGTACTCACAACACTCTCACTGGATGGTCATGGTTTGAGGCGATCGCTCCTCGCCTATTATCTTATCCGATGTTATGGCCCTATGGGGTATATTCCGAATTACACCGTCTTCATCATGCTTGGAATGGTAGAGATTTTAGAGATCCTGAACGCATTGAGTGGACAAAAGAAGAGTATACAGAAGTTGCTCCTCTATTACGCTGGTACGTACGTCATCAATGGGTAATTGATATCTTCGTTTTAGGGGGTGTAGGATTAATTGTCAAAACCTGGGTTAATGGGATGCGCTTTCAATCTGTACGTCCTCGTTTGCGTTGGCAATTGGGGATAGATGTGGTGGGAATGATCGTCATTCAGGGAATTTTTGTGTTTAGCGCTGTTTATTACGGGGTAATTTGGCGTTATCTTTTATTTTGGTTTATTTTGGAGCGTGCTATTGGTATTGTCACCCAAACCCGAGATCACCTGGAACATTACCGAATGTGGAATCAACAACCAGGATACCAGTTAACACAGTTGTACTCTTGTCGTAATCTAAAAGTCAATCCCTTGACTCAATGGTTAATGGGTGGGTTACCCTACCACTCTGTGCACCACTGCTTTCCTGAGATTCCCTTTAATCGACTACCGTCCGCTTTTGAACGGATTCAATTGATTTTAAAAGAACATAACTTACCCTTGATGATTCAAGATTCAGGCTATTTTCGAGCGACTTGGCGACTCAAAAGTCAACCTACGGTGATTACATCTATCCAAGGAGGACACCAGGATTTGTAGCGCTACGCGCTGGGGAAAGGGGAAGGGGTAAAGGTTAAACCTAAAACCTCACACCTATCACCTAACACCTTACTAATTATCTTTGACAATCTGCTAAAGTTTTGTCGATATAGGGTGATACGGGATCAAACCAAACCCCCCAAATTTCCGCACCCTTACCGCTATTGGCGATTAAATTGTTGATAGTTTCCCGCCACACCGCATTTTCGTCGCTTCCTGGCAGAATCATACCGTAGGCGGCACAGAATTGACGACCGTTGACGATGGGGGTAGCTAAGGCAAAACTATTTTGGTCTAGTTGTAGCACTGTAGCACTACCAATAATTAAAATACCATCACTAGCAAAACCGGTAATTTCTCCCGCTTGTACTGCTTCTATTCCCTCTATTCTGGTGGTAAAGGTATCTTGAATTTGAGACTCGGGATAAACCATCTGCATCTCACTGGCGTTAGTGGTACCTGAGATGGTTCCAATCGTACCGGTTTTCACGTCTTCTTCGGTGACATCGACTTTAACGAAGATTTGGGTAGCGGTAAAAAAGAAGGGACGAGAGAATTTGATGCCCTTTTCGGTTTCTCTATCTTGTGTGATCGTGTTAGGACCGCATTCTAAATGTACTTCTCCTGCACTCACCAGATCCCATCTGTTTTGGGTAGTAGACGGGACGAATTCTGCTGTTACCGCTGTTCCTAATGTTTCGGTTAATGTGATGGCTAAAGCTTCGCCAAAGTCTCGACAATAGCCTTCGGATGCTTCTCCGTAACCAAACAAGGGGGAGTCGTTTCTGATTCCTACCTTTACTATTCCTGTTTCTTTAATTTCTGTTTCTACCGGTTGCGCTGCGCTAGTATTAGCCCAAACTAAACCTACGGATACGCCCCAGGATAACAACATCAATTGGATAATTCGCTTCATAAAAGTTAATTAATGGTGACTCAAGATAGATATAATACTATCTAACGTCTGTATTTAGCAATTTTATTTTGTTAAAGGTTTTTGTTTACGGTACTCTTAAGCCAGGCGAGTGCAATTATAATCCTTACTGTGAGAGGAAAGTAAAGGAATTATACCCTGCTTATACCTTGGGTTGTCTCTATAATTTACCTTTTGGTTATCCGGCTATGACTGCTGGTACTCAAAAAGTCCAGGGATTTTTACTTACTTTTACCGAGGAGAATCATCTGCAATCTTTGGATCGCCTAGAGGGTTGCGTCGCGGGTCGTCCTATGGATCATTTGAGTTACTATAGGGAGCAAGTTAAGGTTTATAATCCCCAAGGTATATACTTGACTGAGGCTTGGGCTTATTTGATGACTACCGCGCAGGTGGGAATGTGTGGAGGAAAAGTCATTGTTTCAGGATCCTGGCATTCACCAGAAAAGGAAGGTTAAATGTTAGCTAAGAGAATTTTACCCTGTCTCGATGTTAAAGCGGGCAGAGTTGTTAAAGGCATCAATTTCGTCAATCTCCAAGATGCCGGGGATCCAGTGGAGTTAGCCCGGGCTTATAATGATGCAGGGGCAGATGAGTTGGTCTTTTTAGATATTACCGCTAGCTACGAGGATCGCAGTACTATTATTGATGTGGTTTATCGTACTGCAGAGCAGGTATTTATCCCTCTTACCGTGGGTGGGGGTATTCAATCCTTAGAAAATATTAAAGTTTTATTACGAGCTGGTGCGGACAAAGTGAGTATTAATTCGGCGGCGGTGCGTCAACCGGAGTTGCTTAATCAAGCTAGCGATCGCTTTGGAAAACAGTGTATCGTAGTCGCTATAGACGCCCGCAAACGCCAAAGCAGTGAGAATCCAGGCTGGGATGTCTACGTCAAAGGGGGGAGAGAGAATACGGGATTGGACGCGATCGCCTGGGCTGTAGAAGTAGAAAAACGAGGCGCAGGAGAGTTATTAATTACTAGCATGGACGCCGATGGGACTCAAGCAGGCTATGATTTAGCTCTAACTAGAGCGATCGCTGAACGAGTGGAAATTCCCGTGATTGCTTCTGGTGGAGCAGGCAATTGTGAACATATCTATCAAGCCCTCACTACTGGTAAGGCGGAAGCTGCTTTACTCGCTTCTTTACTGCATTACGGTCAACTCACTATTGCTGATCTTAAATCCTATTTAGCCGATGCTAATGTACCCGTGCGTAGATAAGTCTTTGTCATCCCCCATAATGGGTAAATGTGTATTAAAATAGACTAAAATTTACATTTTTTAAAAATGTTGTTAATAATTCTCATATTCGACGTCGCTTTAGTAGCGTGGTCACTGCATCTAATGCAAGAAGCCTTTGATCAACAGGAGTTTTCTCTAATGTTGGCGGGCACTTTAGTAGCTTTAGCGGCGGCCGCTATGTTAGTAGTTTATTTTTTGATGCACAATTGCTTGACTTATTTAACCAGCCTTAATTATTACCCCTATAATTAAAATGACTTTCTTGACATTACTATAAAAATAAGGCTATAATAATAAAGCACTCACAAGGGGTTATAGCTCAGTTGGTAGAGCACCTCAATGGCATTGAGGGGGTCAGCGGTTCGAATCCGCTTAGCTCCATATATAATAATTTTAAAGTGAATACCAAGTTGAACGACCTTTTCCATGTCTAACCAACTTTTTCATCTCTATCAAATCATTTAATCTTGCTTTAATAGTACTACGACTCTTTTGGGTAAGTTTTTCAATTTGACCTGTGGTTATCCTCCCGTGTGCTTTGGCAAGTTCTAATATACTTACAGATAATTCTGGTAAAGAAGTTTTAAAGAGATTTTCTCGCTCTAATTTCTGAACCAATCTGTCTTTTTGGCGATTAAGAGAACGGAGAAAAAAGAGAACCCATGAAAGCCAATCAACATCTTCCGTTTTCAAACTCTGCTGTGTACGTCTCAAAGCCAAGTAGTAACTATCTTTATTTTGCTCAATAATAGTTTCCAGGGAGGTATATGGTACGTAGCTATACCCACTTTTTAATAAGAGTAAAGTAGTCAAAATACGAGATAAGCGACCATTTCCGTCTTGAAAGGGATGTATCGCCAGAAATTGCACCACAAAAACCCCAATCACTATTAAGGGATGCAACTCTTTTTGTTCCAACTTTTCTCTTGTCCAAAAGACTAAATCTTCCATTAAACGAGGAGTGTCAAAGGGAGTAGCAGTTTCCAAGATAATCCCTAAAGGCTTTCCATTAACATCAAACGCCTCAACATTATTATTAAGGGTTTTATAATTACCTCGATGTCTTTCATCTTTACAACTGTACTTAAGCAAGATTGAGTGAAGTTGCTTAATATAATTTTCAGTTAAAGGAATCGCTTCCCAGGCTTCAAAAAGCACTTGCATCGCTTCAGCATAACCTGCAACCTCTTGCTCATCACGAGTGCTTAAAGATTTAGTCTCTAAATTACTTAAAAGTTGCTCAACCTCTCTATCGCTAAGCTTAACTCCTTCAATTCGAGTAGAAGAAGCAATGCTTTCTATAGTTGCTACCCGTTTGAGAACGGCTAAACGCTCTGGCGCTAAGGTTCCGAAAGCTTTCCAAGAGCCTTTAAACTCATCAATTTCGGCAACTATTTGTAAAATCTCAGGTGTAATAATCAAGTTTTTGGTGTCCATATAGTTGATCTTAACCAATTAGACAACCAAAAGCAGCCAATTAAGTCCAATTAAGTCCAATTAGGTTTCCAGCGAAACTTTAGTTTGTGTGAACTTCTGACTTACCCAATGGGTAACAATGTGAGACAATAGCCCCACTGGACCTGCAAATAAACATAAAATTAAAGAGTGTACAGTCCATACTCCTGTTTGTTGACCTTGCCAATAAATCCAGCGACCCACAAATAAATCCATGACTAAAAAATGTACCCACCCTGTAGCTGCGGCTGTTTCATCGCTAAAAAAACGGGCGATATCAGCTAGTTGAGGATTAGCTAAAGCTTGAGCAGATTCGCTTGTTATTGCACCTGAGATAAAGTAGATATACAAGCTAATTAGAGCAATAAAGGGTAAATAGGACTCCATTACTTTTTTAGTTACACTCCAATTAGGAAGTAGAATCATTAAGGTCCAGAAGGGTAAAACAAATAAGTTGGCTAGACTAAATAAATTGGTGGTAGTTAACATGATAGAGCTTAATTTTAGTAAAATACTAAGCAAATTCTAGCGGTTTTATGGTTAGAATGGGGAGATTACTCTAGTTTCAAAGATAATTCTCTAAGACGATGAAAGCCACTGAAACTAAATTTCTCAAATTTCTGCAGCAACCCAAGCAATTTGTTATTCCTATCTATCAACGCACCTACAGTTGGACGAAAAAACAATGTCAGCAATTATAGGATGATATTGTGCGTACTGCGACAGATGATGAGATTCAAGGACATTTTTTGGGTTCCGTTGTCTATATAGAGAGAGGACTTTATCATGTTACTTCCTAACTCTTAAATCCAAATCAGGTATTATTCCTAACATACGAGACGTTTATAACAGCTTCAAAAGTTATGTACAAAAACAATCGGAAATCTCTATTAAAGATATCGTCGCGGATATTTATAATTACTCTAAATATTATGTCAAAATGACTTGTAATAGAGAATATGAGTCGCAAATTCAACAAGCGTTCGAGGATCTAAACACTCTTAAAGTCGATGTAGCTTATCCATTTTTGCTGGAGGTTTACAGAGATTATAGTCAAGGGTTATTGAATTGTTCTGAATTTTTACAAATTATCAGATTGATAGAAAGTTACGTTTTACGCCGTGCTATTTGTGGGATTCCAACTAATGCTCAAAATAAAACTTTTGCGACTCTCAGTCGAGAGATAAACAAGAAAAACTACCTCACCAGTGTTCAAAGCGCTCTAGTTAATAAATCTAGTTATCAACGCTTTCCTCGAGATGATGAATTTCTTAGGGAATTATTAGTTAAAGATATCTATAGTTTCCGTAACTGTTATTACTTATTGCAGAAATTGGAAAACTCCGATCGCACTAAGGAATTAGTTAAAGCCAAAGAATACACTATTAAACATATTATACCTCAAAATCCCCAACTTTCTCCAGTATGGATGACTGAATTAGGACCCTTAGCTGAGGAAATTCGTAATAAATATCTCCACACCCTTGGTAATCTCACGCTGACTGGATATAATTCGGAATACAGCGATCGCTCTTTTGCGGAAAAACGAGATCTAAAAAATGGTTTT encodes:
- a CDS encoding DUF262 domain-containing protein; this translates as MKATETKFLKFLQQPKQFVIPIYQRTYSWTKKQCQQL
- the hisF gene encoding imidazole glycerol phosphate synthase subunit HisF — its product is MLAKRILPCLDVKAGRVVKGINFVNLQDAGDPVELARAYNDAGADELVFLDITASYEDRSTIIDVVYRTAEQVFIPLTVGGGIQSLENIKVLLRAGADKVSINSAAVRQPELLNQASDRFGKQCIVVAIDARKRQSSENPGWDVYVKGGRENTGLDAIAWAVEVEKRGAGELLITSMDADGTQAGYDLALTRAIAERVEIPVIASGGAGNCEHIYQALTTGKAEAALLASLLHYGQLTIADLKSYLADANVPVRR
- a CDS encoding transporter substrate-binding domain-containing protein, with amino-acid sequence MKRIIQLMLLSWGVSVGLVWANTSAAQPVETEIKETGIVKVGIRNDSPLFGYGEASEGYCRDFGEALAITLTETLGTAVTAEFVPSTTQNRWDLVSAGEVHLECGPNTITQDRETEKGIKFSRPFFFTATQIFVKVDVTEEDVKTGTIGTISGTTNASEMQMVYPESQIQDTFTTRIEGIEAVQAGEITGFASDGILIIGSATVLQLDQNSFALATPIVNGRQFCAAYGMILPGSDENAVWRETINNLIANSGKGAEIWGVWFDPVSPYIDKTLADCQR
- a CDS encoding HNH endonuclease family protein, translating into MTCNREYESQIQQAFEDLNTLKVDVAYPFLLEVYRDYSQGLLNCSEFLQIIRLIESYVLRRAICGIPTNAQNKTFATLSREINKKNYLTSVQSALVNKSSYQRFPRDDEFLRELLVKDIYSFRNCYYLLQKLENSDRTKELVKAKEYTIKHIIPQNPQLSPVWMTELGPLAEEIRNKYLHTLGNLTLTGYNSEYSDRSFAEKRDLKNGFANSPLNLNRGLAKCQVWNESAIKKRAEELGAIAVKVWSYPLEPR
- a CDS encoding protein NO VEIN domain-containing protein, with protein sequence MEYERQQGWTHEDISQKHDGSGFDIRSIGKADPQTEIAPVRRIEVKGRASKS
- a CDS encoding ABA4-like family protein, translating into MLTTTNLFSLANLFVLPFWTLMILLPNWSVTKKVMESYLPFIALISLYIYFISGAITSESAQALANPQLADIARFFSDETAAATGWVHFLVMDLFVGRWIYWQGQQTGVWTVHSLILCLFAGPVGLLSHIVTHWVSQKFTQTKVSLET
- a CDS encoding proline dehydrogenase family protein, translated to MVTEIKSTQNYESQTQAIARQLLEMSKEKRSFLNMGWEDKLLGWAMSNPHLRVQLFRFIDSLPALQSKKEIARHLQQYLGDESVELPGALKGILNFTEPNSAPAQLAAATITKSVESLAYKYIAGENIKEVIKSVERLRKEKMAFTIDLLGEAVIAETEAQSYLERYIELIETLSEQAKKWAKVPEIDEANGQELPKIQVSVKLTAFYSQFDPIDPQGSKARVCDRLRQLLRRAKELGAGIHFDMEQYRYKDLTLAILKELLLEEEFRDRRDIG
- a CDS encoding fatty acid desaturase — encoded protein: MMNNSDSLTEKLRLAVKDLTRVNPWVGLLRLMILVSLFLLFVILTWLTDNIWVFGINSAIAGFLYAFCLICTHDSTHNTLTGWSWFEAIAPRLLSYPMLWPYGVYSELHRLHHAWNGRDFRDPERIEWTKEEYTEVAPLLRWYVRHQWVIDIFVLGGVGLIVKTWVNGMRFQSVRPRLRWQLGIDVVGMIVIQGIFVFSAVYYGVIWRYLLFWFILERAIGIVTQTRDHLEHYRMWNQQPGYQLTQLYSCRNLKVNPLTQWLMGGLPYHSVHHCFPEIPFNRLPSAFERIQLILKEHNLPLMIQDSGYFRATWRLKSQPTVITSIQGGHQDL
- a CDS encoding Fic family protein — protein: MDTKNLIITPEILQIVAEIDEFKGSWKAFGTLAPERLAVLKRVATIESIASSTRIEGVKLSDREVEQLLSNLETKSLSTRDEQEVAGYAEAMQVLFEAWEAIPLTENYIKQLHSILLKYSCKDERHRGNYKTLNNNVEAFDVNGKPLGIILETATPFDTPRLMEDLVFWTREKLEQKELHPLIVIGVFVVQFLAIHPFQDGNGRLSRILTTLLLLKSGYSYVPYTSLETIIEQNKDSYYLALRRTQQSLKTEDVDWLSWVLFFLRSLNRQKDRLVQKLERENLFKTSLPELSVSILELAKAHGRITTGQIEKLTQKSRSTIKARLNDLIEMKKLVRHGKGRSTWYSL
- a CDS encoding SDR family NAD(P)-dependent oxidoreductase; this encodes MNFATVDRVALITGANSGVGLMTAKGLAALGWRVIIACRSPIKAKRAIAYLSTTNIEFLPLDLASLDSVERLVKLFTNKGLNLDLLINNAGIFSQRGITQDGFELIWGTNYLGHFYLTHLLLEKAPISRILIIASDLALQAQFIDWWRLRQETPLNFLPFYNFSKLCLLLLAQNLTERGVNVNSVHPGFVQSNITPGHRLSKYLGLGISPEVSAQGIVELATAPISGKFLNYQGKAMQLSALATNSDLAQRLWEKSLNWCKMSQSQSIYGPFSLSMSPEVVSQATETIIKDVLPVKPSLGKLSAFKGQLGSFFLSLVEHSRKQFHMERHLDSPVVRSLCEDPKLLEKLREYLGPDLVLWRSELWLNDVSKRLIPLWHNDCYHKLIATEGKTIHVYIALTEVNAQNGFEYIPRDKVIGDLQIKMRDPFSGNPFFELPTQLEQQALPVVLQPGEFILFTDDLIHRSLVNQSDRFRLSLTLRFGQGDLQLLSNYSSQSAQLVHL
- a CDS encoding PIN domain-containing protein, giving the protein MAFLVDTNLVLRSVDLNHPMYPDATNAVNILLSRGEQVCIVPQNLIEFWNVYTRPVNRNGLGNTVAEAQNEVIRLKSFFQLLPDTPEIYPRWESLVSKYQVKGVQVHDAKLVAAMLVHQLTHILTFNVGDFNRYQEIISLHPTQI
- a CDS encoding gamma-glutamylcyclotransferase, yielding MLKVFVYGTLKPGECNYNPYCERKVKELYPAYTLGCLYNLPFGYPAMTAGTQKVQGFLLTFTEENHLQSLDRLEGCVAGRPMDHLSYYREQVKVYNPQGIYLTEAWAYLMTTAQVGMCGGKVIVSGSWHSPEKEG